One genomic region from Nostoc sphaeroides encodes:
- a CDS encoding STAS domain-containing protein, protein MNLTVSLRGTREVRDNCQLFRLTGLLDAFSEPTFRKVLGSKIEEGPKHIILDLSQIDFIDSSGLGALVQLAKQAQTAEGTLQIVTNARVTQTVKLVRLEKFLSLQKSVEEALENVK, encoded by the coding sequence TTGAATCTAACCGTTAGCCTGAGGGGCACTCGTGAAGTCCGGGATAACTGTCAGCTATTCCGCCTCACAGGTTTGTTAGATGCCTTTTCTGAGCCGACATTTCGCAAGGTACTTGGCAGTAAGATTGAAGAGGGGCCTAAGCATATTATTTTGGATCTCTCACAAATCGACTTTATTGATAGCTCTGGCTTGGGTGCTTTGGTGCAGCTAGCCAAGCAGGCTCAAACTGCCGAAGGCACTTTGCAAATCGTCACAAATGCCCGGGTAACTCAAACGGTCAAGCTTGTTCGCCTAGAGAAGTTTCTCTCCCTGCAAAAATCAGTTGAAGAAGCTCTAGAAAACGTCAAGTAG
- a CDS encoding retropepsin-like aspartic protease family protein, translating into MLQSFLSRATLIFLSSALAVLCVACSEDQRNTATGGNEQPAPIGEQASVQPAVEPTTPAVTPTAEAQPLEPLEPSESEPSLFEMGRDKAVGAWSISRSAQSPDDWNLVASQYQDAIALMRRVRRQSPEFAIAQTKITEYRRQIKYAQQQANPRPVRVAEPKRIVVVVPQTITTPKYTSPLSPPQEINALPPKPALPSAVVIPDQEVFTAPIKRRIGGTPIVEVTFNGQQQFDMIVDTGASGTVITQEMANTLGIVPVGKAKANTASSRAVEFPVGYVNSMAAGGVTVNRVAVAIAGTELETGLLGHDFFGNYDVTIKRNVVEFRPQLRSQINSPKTQLTAPTSSKQPHFVEYP; encoded by the coding sequence ATGCTTCAGTCTTTTTTATCCCGTGCAACCCTAATTTTTCTATCAAGCGCTCTAGCAGTTTTGTGTGTTGCCTGTAGTGAAGACCAACGCAACACTGCGACTGGTGGCAATGAGCAACCCGCGCCAATTGGGGAGCAGGCATCAGTACAGCCTGCCGTTGAACCAACAACACCAGCAGTTACCCCTACCGCAGAAGCACAACCCCTAGAGCCGCTAGAGCCGTCTGAAAGTGAACCAAGTCTTTTTGAAATGGGGCGAGACAAAGCTGTTGGCGCTTGGAGTATTAGCCGATCTGCTCAATCTCCAGATGATTGGAATTTGGTGGCGAGTCAGTACCAGGATGCGATCGCGCTGATGCGAAGAGTCCGGCGACAAAGCCCAGAATTTGCGATCGCTCAAACTAAAATTACTGAATATCGTCGCCAAATTAAATATGCCCAACAGCAGGCTAATCCTCGCCCTGTGCGCGTTGCCGAACCGAAGAGGATAGTAGTTGTGGTTCCCCAGACAATAACCACACCGAAGTATACCTCACCTCTATCGCCTCCACAAGAAATAAACGCGTTACCGCCAAAACCAGCTTTGCCCTCAGCAGTGGTAATTCCAGATCAGGAAGTATTTACAGCCCCGATTAAAAGGCGAATTGGTGGAACGCCAATTGTCGAAGTCACCTTTAATGGTCAGCAACAATTTGACATGATTGTGGATACGGGAGCCAGTGGCACTGTAATTACCCAAGAGATGGCAAATACCTTGGGAATAGTGCCAGTAGGGAAAGCTAAGGCAAATACCGCGAGTTCCAGAGCTGTAGAATTTCCTGTGGGCTATGTCAATTCGATGGCAGCTGGCGGGGTAACAGTGAATAGAGTAGCAGTAGCGATCGCAGGTACGGAACTAGAAACTGGACTTTTGGGACATGACTTTTTTGGTAACTACGATGTCACCATCAAACGTAATGTGGTAGAGTTTCGTCCGCAATTGCGATCGCAAATCAATTCGCCAAAAACTCAACTAACTGCTCCAACTTCGTCCAAGCAGCCCCACTTTGTAGAATATCCTTAG
- a CDS encoding DMT family transporter — translation MSLHQSSGRWRLGLALSLLTVLLWGILPIALAITLQVLDVYTVIWFRFLVSFLLLGMYLGIRGKLPKLEQLRSASWKLLAIATLFLGINYFLFMQGLALTSPANAEVLIQLSTLLLGFGGLVIFKERYRLYQWIGVSVMICGYLLFFREQLTNLITAHGTYILGSGLIALGATSWAIYALAQKQLLQSLSSSSIMLIIYGGCALLFTPLAKIKSLFILDIFHLLMLVFCALNTLIAYGAFAESLEHWEASRVSAVIALAPIVTLISVAVVSVIAPNLIPSENFSFIAIFGAGLVVIGSVAIALGKAN, via the coding sequence ATGTCACTACATCAAAGTTCTGGTCGCTGGCGCTTAGGGCTAGCGTTATCACTATTGACGGTCTTATTGTGGGGAATTTTACCTATTGCTCTGGCGATAACTCTGCAAGTACTTGATGTCTATACCGTCATTTGGTTTCGCTTTTTGGTATCATTTTTACTGCTTGGTATGTATTTAGGAATACGCGGTAAATTACCAAAGTTAGAACAACTGCGTTCTGCTTCTTGGAAATTATTAGCGATCGCTACACTATTCTTAGGGATTAATTACTTTCTATTCATGCAAGGTTTAGCACTAACATCGCCAGCTAATGCTGAAGTTCTCATTCAATTATCTACCCTTTTATTAGGTTTCGGAGGGTTAGTGATTTTTAAAGAACGTTATCGGCTATATCAATGGATTGGTGTCAGTGTAATGATTTGCGGTTATCTTTTATTTTTTCGAGAACAACTAACAAATTTAATTACAGCGCATGGCACATACATACTAGGTAGTGGCTTGATTGCGCTAGGAGCAACGTCATGGGCTATTTATGCTTTGGCACAAAAGCAGTTATTACAATCTTTATCTTCCTCTAGCATTATGCTAATTATTTATGGGGGTTGTGCTTTATTATTCACTCCTCTAGCCAAAATAAAATCACTTTTCATACTTGATATATTCCATTTATTAATGCTAGTTTTTTGTGCTTTGAATACTTTAATCGCTTACGGTGCTTTTGCCGAATCATTAGAGCATTGGGAAGCATCACGAGTAAGTGCAGTAATAGCTTTAGCTCCCATTGTGACATTAATATCAGTTGCAGTTGTATCAGTTATTGCACCTAATTTGATACCATCGGAAAACTTTAGTTTTATAGCAATATTCGGAGCGGGTTTAGTAGTCATAGGTTCAGTAGCGATCGCCTTGGGAAAAGCTAATTAA
- a CDS encoding DUF1816 domain-containing protein — protein MKTIWHNLKEVLINTFDSIGLAWWVEIVTQNPRCTYYFGPFLSSSEARLSSIGYIEDLEIEGATGISVRVKRCKPNNLTIAEDLGERFDRKVKPVFSGQI, from the coding sequence ATGAAAACCATTTGGCATAACCTCAAGGAAGTGTTAATTAACACATTCGACTCCATCGGCTTGGCTTGGTGGGTAGAGATTGTGACGCAAAATCCCCGTTGCACATACTACTTCGGGCCATTTCTAAGTTCTTCTGAAGCAAGATTGTCAAGCATTGGATATATAGAAGATTTGGAGATCGAAGGAGCTACGGGAATTTCTGTGCGTGTCAAGCGCTGTAAACCTAATAACTTAACAATCGCTGAAGACTTGGGGGAAAGATTTGACCGCAAAGTAAAGCCTGTCTTTAGCGGTCAAATTTAA
- the truB gene encoding tRNA pseudouridine(55) synthase TruB — translation MLSQGFLNLNKPFDWTSHDCVARVRKLLRLKRVGHAGTLDPAATGVLPIALGKATRLLQYLPENKAYIATIRLGVRTTTDDLQGEIITSQPCAGLSLAQVKSALPQFEGKIEQIPPSYSAIQVDGKRLYDLARQGKTVEVPVRTVEVFQIDILDWREGDFPELDVAIACGSGTYIRAIARDLGAILETGGTLAALIRTQSSGFDLTDSLTLTDLETKLQAGIFQPISSDAALQHLSSVTLPVTTAQKWCQGQRISLTFDVPEIVRVYDEETRFLGIGQLQDEMLIPQMVFEPIS, via the coding sequence GTGTTATCTCAAGGTTTTCTCAACTTAAACAAACCATTTGACTGGACTTCCCACGACTGCGTAGCGCGGGTGCGAAAATTGTTGCGCCTCAAACGTGTCGGACATGCGGGAACCTTAGATCCAGCTGCTACTGGGGTTTTACCAATCGCCCTTGGTAAAGCCACAAGATTATTGCAATATCTGCCAGAAAACAAAGCGTACATTGCCACTATTCGGCTGGGTGTGCGTACTACAACCGATGATTTACAAGGCGAAATCATTACTTCTCAACCTTGTGCTGGATTGAGTTTGGCACAGGTGAAAAGCGCATTACCACAATTTGAAGGCAAGATTGAGCAAATACCGCCTAGTTACAGTGCAATCCAAGTGGATGGGAAACGCCTCTACGATTTAGCCCGCCAAGGTAAAACGGTGGAAGTTCCAGTGCGAACCGTGGAAGTTTTTCAGATAGATATTTTGGACTGGAGAGAAGGGGATTTTCCCGAATTGGATGTGGCGATCGCCTGTGGTTCTGGTACATATATTAGAGCGATCGCTCGTGATTTAGGTGCAATTTTAGAAACTGGTGGCACTCTTGCGGCTTTGATTCGCACCCAAAGCAGTGGTTTCGATTTAACAGATAGTCTCACTTTGACAGATTTAGAAACGAAACTACAAGCCGGAATATTTCAACCGATTTCTTCAGATGCAGCTTTACAACATTTGTCATCTGTTACTTTACCAGTAACAACCGCTCAAAAGTGGTGTCAAGGTCAGCGAATTTCTCTAACTTTTGATGTTCCTGAAATAGTGCGAGTTTATGATGAAGAGACTCGCTTTTTAGGTATTGGGCAATTACAAGACGAAATGTTGATCCCTCAAATGGTTTTTGAACCAATTTCTTAA
- a CDS encoding Mini-ribonuclease 3 has translation MKSQEEKLLDGQDETHKQSLSWTQALLTTTAPFQQISLSQVQQISPTALAYLGDAIYELYVRMFYLLPLQRAGIYHRLVVEQVRAETQALHLRSLIPHLKDTELEIVRRGRNAATGRPKRLNPEIYQQATSLETLIGYLYLTDYQRLTELLQMLHVEKE, from the coding sequence GTGAAGTCACAGGAGGAAAAGCTATTAGATGGACAAGATGAAACTCACAAACAGAGTTTATCTTGGACTCAAGCACTCTTGACAACCACAGCGCCATTCCAACAGATTTCCCTCTCACAAGTGCAACAAATTTCTCCTACTGCTTTAGCATATTTGGGGGATGCAATTTATGAGTTATATGTTAGAATGTTCTATCTGCTGCCTTTGCAGCGAGCAGGAATTTACCATCGTCTGGTAGTGGAGCAGGTAAGAGCGGAAACACAAGCGCTACATTTGCGATCGCTGATTCCTCATCTCAAGGACACCGAATTAGAAATTGTCCGACGGGGTAGAAACGCCGCTACAGGACGCCCTAAGCGACTTAATCCCGAAATTTATCAACAGGCAACCAGTCTAGAAACCTTAATTGGCTACTTATATCTCACCGATTACCAGCGTCTAACCGAACTGTTGCAAATGCTTCATGTAGAAAAAGAGTGA
- the carA gene encoding glutamine-hydrolyzing carbamoyl-phosphate synthase small subunit produces MPLSDAIPALLVLADGTTYRGWSFGATGTAIGEVVFNTGMTGYQEVLTDPSYCGQIVIFTYPELGNTGVNSEDEESDGPQVRGAIARNICHRPSNWRSTQSLPDYLKQNQVPGIYGIDTRALTRKIRMFGAMNGGISTTILDESELLEQVQAAPNMAGLNLVREVTTPTAYEWSDPTIPAWEFNSEAAENLGEPFTVVALDFGVKRNILRRLTSYGCRVIVVPADTPPEEILNYNPDGVFLSNGPGDPAAVTEGIATAKALLLSEKPIFGICMGHQILGHALGAETYKLKFGHRGLNQPAGLQQRIEITSQNHSFAIDPDSLPTAVVEISHLNLNDRTIAGVRHKSLPVFSVQYHPEASPGPHDADYLFEQFVQAMRTARQAETAEVR; encoded by the coding sequence ATGCCCCTGTCTGACGCAATACCAGCTTTACTTGTCCTGGCTGATGGAACCACTTATCGCGGTTGGTCTTTCGGTGCTACGGGAACCGCGATCGGAGAAGTGGTGTTCAACACTGGTATGACCGGCTACCAAGAAGTACTAACTGACCCAAGTTACTGCGGTCAAATTGTCATTTTTACCTATCCTGAATTAGGCAATACTGGGGTAAATTCTGAAGATGAGGAATCAGATGGCCCCCAAGTTCGGGGTGCGATCGCCCGGAATATTTGTCACCGTCCGAGTAACTGGCGATCGACACAATCCTTACCAGACTACCTTAAACAAAACCAAGTACCAGGGATCTACGGCATCGATACCCGCGCCCTCACCCGCAAAATTCGGATGTTTGGAGCCATGAACGGTGGCATTTCTACAACTATTCTCGATGAGTCGGAATTGCTAGAGCAGGTACAAGCGGCTCCCAACATGGCAGGATTAAATCTGGTTCGGGAAGTCACCACCCCAACGGCTTATGAATGGTCAGATCCCACAATTCCAGCTTGGGAATTCAACTCGGAGGCTGCGGAAAATCTTGGGGAACCCTTTACTGTTGTGGCCCTTGACTTTGGCGTAAAACGAAATATTTTGCGTCGCTTAACAAGTTATGGTTGTCGGGTAATTGTTGTGCCTGCTGATACGCCACCAGAGGAAATCCTCAATTACAATCCAGATGGTGTGTTTCTTTCAAATGGGCCTGGCGATCCTGCTGCCGTCACAGAAGGGATTGCAACTGCCAAAGCGCTTCTGTTAAGTGAAAAGCCCATCTTTGGTATTTGTATGGGACACCAAATTTTAGGTCATGCACTAGGGGCAGAAACCTATAAACTCAAATTTGGTCACCGTGGTTTAAATCAGCCAGCCGGTTTACAACAACGGATAGAAATTACCAGCCAAAACCATAGTTTTGCTATTGATCCAGATTCTTTGCCTACGGCAGTTGTGGAAATCAGCCATCTGAACTTAAACGATCGCACCATTGCTGGAGTCCGTCACAAATCTCTACCTGTATTCTCCGTCCAATATCACCCAGAAGCCAGTCCTGGCCCTCACGATGCTGATTACTTGTTTGAGCAATTTGTTCAAGCCATGCGAACAGCCCGTCAAGCCGAGACAGCCGAAGTGAGGTAA
- the rlmB gene encoding 23S rRNA (guanosine(2251)-2'-O)-methyltransferase RlmB, with amino-acid sequence MQNKPRKVRTSNEPNRGQPVKIQGKRVVTNPTRNPRKIDSNPVSGTNPTRNPRKIDSNPVSGANPTRNPRKIDVANPTRNPRKIDVANPTRNPRKIDSNPIDNSRQRNSNFSPPLVSTPTEEDNDLIYGRHPVLSALQNQRNLNRLWITTRLRYDPSFHHFLLQAKENGTVIDEVEPKRLDYLTNGANHQGVAAQVAPYAYIELPDLIEQAKAVTDPVIVVADGITDPHNLGAIIRTAEAIGAQGLVIPQRRASGITSTVMKVAAGALENFAVSRVVNLSRALEELKEAGYWIYGTAASGSEPVHTVNFTGPIVLVIGSEGEGLSMLTQRSCDFLVSIPLQGKTPSLNASVAAGMTLYEIYRQRSLNTLHLDKLQKISLKK; translated from the coding sequence ATGCAGAATAAACCTAGAAAAGTCAGAACTTCTAACGAACCCAATCGTGGGCAACCTGTAAAAATTCAGGGTAAGCGTGTTGTTACTAATCCGACTCGCAATCCCAGAAAAATAGACAGCAACCCCGTCTCTGGTACTAATCCGACTCGCAATCCCAGAAAAATAGACAGCAACCCTGTCTCTGGTGCAAATCCGACTCGTAATCCCAGGAAAATAGATGTTGCTAATCCGACTCGCAATCCCAGGAAAATAGATGTTGCTAATCCGACTCGCAATCCCAGGAAAATAGATAGCAACCCCATTGACAACTCCCGCCAACGAAATAGCAACTTCTCCCCGCCGCTTGTATCTACACCGACAGAAGAAGATAACGATCTCATCTACGGTCGTCATCCAGTATTGAGTGCGTTGCAAAATCAGCGCAATCTCAACCGTCTTTGGATTACTACCCGTCTGCGCTACGATCCCAGCTTTCACCATTTTCTCTTGCAAGCGAAAGAAAATGGCACTGTTATTGATGAGGTTGAACCCAAGCGTTTAGACTATCTCACCAATGGAGCTAATCATCAAGGTGTGGCGGCACAAGTTGCTCCCTACGCTTACATCGAATTGCCCGATCTAATTGAACAGGCAAAAGCTGTAACCGATCCCGTAATTGTCGTGGCTGATGGAATTACTGATCCCCACAACTTGGGAGCAATTATTCGCACCGCCGAAGCAATAGGCGCTCAAGGTTTGGTGATTCCCCAAAGAAGGGCATCTGGGATCACTTCTACTGTGATGAAAGTAGCAGCAGGCGCTTTAGAAAATTTTGCTGTATCTAGAGTTGTCAACCTCAGCCGCGCCTTAGAAGAATTAAAAGAAGCTGGCTATTGGATTTACGGTACTGCTGCAAGTGGAAGCGAACCTGTGCATACAGTCAATTTCACTGGCCCAATCGTTTTGGTAATCGGCTCAGAAGGCGAAGGTCTTAGTATGTTGACTCAACGCTCCTGTGATTTCTTAGTATCGATTCCTCTACAAGGTAAAACTCCCAGCCTCAATGCTTCTGTAGCAGCAGGTATGACGCTTTATGAAATTTATCGCCAGCGATCGCTAAATACCCTGCACCTAGATAAATTACAAAAAATATCTTTGAAAAAATAA
- a CDS encoding alpha/beta fold hydrolase, translating into MSDRHPTSAARLNVYIQGQGFPILGLHGHPGTGHSLSVFTNHLSKRYKTFAPDLRGYGKSRWNGNFNMNDHLTDLEALLDRFEIEKCLLLGWSLGGILAMELALRLPERITGLILVATAAKPRGSHPPITLQDNLYTGVAALINYIKPSWQWNIETFGKRSLFRYLIQQHTSTTYNYIATDAVPAYLQTSGAATRALYSAIQSGYNRLLDLEKIQCPSLVLAGDQDRHITSDSSLETAQHLNNSQWQCYPNTAHLFPWEVPQQVLNDIDHWMEVHPQVIGCQ; encoded by the coding sequence ATGAGCGATCGCCATCCTACCTCTGCTGCACGTCTCAATGTCTACATCCAAGGTCAAGGATTCCCCATTCTGGGCTTACATGGTCATCCTGGTACTGGTCATAGTCTATCTGTCTTCACCAATCATTTGTCAAAACGTTATAAAACTTTTGCCCCTGATTTACGTGGATACGGCAAAAGTCGCTGGAATGGTAATTTTAATATGAATGACCATTTAACTGATTTAGAAGCGCTGCTAGACCGCTTTGAGATTGAAAAGTGTCTATTATTGGGATGGTCACTTGGGGGCATTCTGGCAATGGAACTGGCATTACGTTTGCCAGAGCGCATTACTGGGCTGATTTTGGTGGCGACAGCCGCAAAACCCCGTGGCAGTCATCCTCCTATCACTTTGCAGGATAATTTATATACTGGCGTTGCTGCCCTAATAAACTATATAAAACCGAGTTGGCAATGGAATATTGAAACTTTTGGTAAGCGATCGCTTTTTCGCTACTTAATCCAACAACATACATCTACGACTTACAACTATATCGCCACTGATGCAGTACCAGCTTATTTGCAAACCTCTGGTGCTGCTACTCGCGCCCTTTATAGTGCAATTCAATCGGGATACAACCGACTTCTAGATTTGGAAAAAATACAATGTCCTAGTTTAGTACTTGCTGGTGACCAAGACCGCCACATCACATCTGATTCCAGCTTAGAAACTGCTCAACACCTCAATAATTCTCAATGGCAGTGTTATCCCAACACCGCCCATCTTTTTCCGTGGGAAGTCCCCCAGCAGGTGCTGAATGACATCGATCATTGGATGGAAGTTCATCCGCAGGTAATTGGTTGTCAATAG
- a CDS encoding alpha/beta hydrolase: protein MNSLFGNWASTLRKNSLLLVLSMVLPTFGISNSVLAAERIYASYSALELSISVTTLENYAKTGVINKDLVAYQQYLPLQQLQELRQILLNRVKVSPVVVSQLLYTPQGELLLHRLAQVIIAKSPHPEPGFDALRSALILASAESEGLTLLNVLRKYPSSTIRLDVAQTLEIATELEKLVNQTHRAIAAVSIESKIEAATIKQPNLSQLPDLKVPGKFKSQKYTQKFFDSTRNRLLLTDVYIPNVQNAAPVIVISHGLGLDSSNFQYLATHLASYGFAVIVPNHPGSDAKQLHSLLNGHVNEIAEPGEFQDRPMDVTYILNQLEKGNQSDSRFKGRLNLQQVGVFGQSLGGYTALALAGAKINFEQLKLDCQPAALQNTWNMSLMLQCRALELSISKSGKDYNLRDERVKAAIAVNPITSSIFGKAGLSQIKTPVMIVSSSDDTVAPALSEQILPFSWLANSQKYLVMLVGGTHFSTIGNGNPANQQVALPADMIGDASQARRYMNVLSLPFFQTYIVRRSQYIPYLNAAYAQSISSKSLGLSLVKSLNTTELAQLLDIKRAKPAKKKLPNTIIGFGFWMLDIGVALLHVMIFI, encoded by the coding sequence ATGAATAGTTTGTTTGGTAATTGGGCCAGCACCCTGAGAAAAAATTCCCTATTGCTGGTTCTTTCAATGGTGCTGCCAACGTTTGGAATTAGCAATTCTGTCTTGGCAGCAGAGCGGATTTATGCATCTTATTCAGCTTTAGAGCTTTCCATTTCAGTCACTACTTTAGAAAACTACGCCAAAACAGGTGTAATTAACAAAGACTTGGTAGCCTATCAGCAATATCTACCTCTTCAACAGCTTCAAGAATTGCGGCAGATTTTGCTTAATCGTGTGAAAGTTAGTCCGGTAGTAGTTTCGCAACTCCTCTACACACCCCAAGGAGAATTGTTGCTGCATCGGTTGGCGCAAGTGATTATAGCTAAATCTCCTCACCCAGAACCAGGATTTGATGCTTTGCGTTCGGCGCTAATTTTAGCCTCTGCTGAATCGGAAGGCTTGACACTTTTAAATGTGTTGCGTAAATATCCCAGCAGTACCATTCGCCTTGACGTAGCGCAGACTTTAGAAATAGCTACAGAATTAGAGAAACTTGTTAACCAAACCCATCGAGCGATCGCAGCAGTATCGATTGAGTCTAAAATAGAAGCTGCTACCATCAAACAACCAAATTTATCGCAATTACCCGATTTAAAGGTTCCGGGGAAGTTTAAGTCGCAAAAATACACCCAAAAGTTTTTCGACTCAACACGCAATCGGCTTTTATTAACTGATGTTTACATTCCCAATGTCCAGAATGCTGCACCGGTAATTGTGATTTCTCACGGGTTGGGTTTAGATAGCAGCAACTTTCAATATTTAGCCACGCACCTAGCTTCTTACGGATTTGCCGTTATCGTTCCTAATCATCCTGGTAGTGATGCTAAACAATTGCATTCTCTGTTGAATGGACACGTCAATGAAATAGCAGAACCAGGTGAATTTCAAGACCGACCAATGGATGTAACATATATTCTGAATCAATTGGAAAAAGGTAATCAATCTGATTCACGGTTTAAAGGTCGGTTAAATCTGCAACAAGTCGGAGTATTTGGTCAATCATTGGGAGGCTACACAGCCTTAGCCCTGGCAGGCGCTAAAATTAACTTTGAGCAGCTAAAACTTGACTGTCAACCAGCAGCACTGCAAAATACCTGGAATATGTCTTTAATGCTCCAGTGTCGCGCTTTAGAATTGAGTATCAGCAAGTCTGGCAAGGATTATAACCTGCGGGATGAGAGAGTGAAAGCTGCGATCGCAGTTAATCCCATTACTAGTTCTATTTTCGGCAAAGCTGGCTTAAGTCAAATAAAAACTCCAGTGATGATTGTCAGCAGTAGTGATGATACAGTTGCACCAGCTTTATCCGAGCAAATTTTACCTTTCTCTTGGTTAGCAAATTCACAAAAATATCTTGTCATGCTTGTAGGTGGCACTCACTTTTCCACTATTGGCAATGGTAACCCCGCTAATCAACAAGTAGCATTACCTGCTGATATGATTGGTGATGCTTCCCAAGCCCGTCGTTACATGAATGTTTTAAGTTTACCTTTCTTCCAAACATACATTGTCCGAAGATCACAATACATTCCTTACCTTAACGCCGCTTATGCTCAAAGCATTTCTAGTAAGTCGCTTGGTTTGAGTCTCGTCAAGTCATTGAATACAACCGAATTGGCACAATTGCTGGATATTAAAAGAGCCAAACCTGCAAAAAAAAAACTTCCCAACACCATAATCGGCTTCGGATTTTGGATGTTGGATATTGGTGTTGCGTTGTTGCATGTAATGATTTTTATTTGA